A window of Strigops habroptila isolate Jane chromosome 5, bStrHab1.2.pri, whole genome shotgun sequence contains these coding sequences:
- the DYNC1I2 gene encoding cytoplasmic dynein 1 intermediate chain 2 isoform X1, producing MARVPAMSDKSELKAELERKKQRLAQIREEKKRKEEERKKKETDQKKEVLPIQEESDLEKKRREAEALLQSMGLTPESPVAVQPLRIVTADTCLFHYLVPPPTSPSSKSVSTPSEAGSQDSGDGAVGSRTLHWDTDPSVLQLHSDSDLGRGPVKLGMAKITQVDFPPREVVTYTKETQTPVMAQPKEDEEDEDDVVAPKPLVEPEEEKTLKKEEEEEAAPHELTEEEKQQILHSEEFLSFFDHSTRIVERALSEQINIFFDYSGRDLEDKEGEIQAGAKLSLNRQFFDERWSKHRVVSCLDWSSQYPELLVASYNNNEDAPHEPDGVALVWNMKYKKTTPEYVFHCQSAVMSATFAKFHPNLVVGGTYSGQIVLWDNRSNKRTPVQRTPLSAAAHTHPVYCVNVVGTQNAHNLISISTDGKICSWSLDMLSQPQDSMELVHKQSKAVAVTCMSFPIGDVNNFVVGSEEGSVYTACRHGSKAGISEMFEGHQGPITGINCHAAVGPVDFSHLFVTSSFDWTVKLWTTKNNKPLYSFEDNSDYVYDVMWSPTHPALFACVDGMGRLDLWNLNNDTEVPTASITVEGNPALNRVRWTHSGREIAVGDSEGQIVIYDVGEQIAVPRSDEWTRFGRTLAEINANRADAEEEAATRIPA from the exons ATGGCTCG GGTTCCAGCCATGTCTGACAAAAGTGAACTGAAGGCGGAGTTGGAGCGTAAGAAGCAACGATTAGCTCAAAtcagagaggagaagaaaagaaaggaggaggaaagaaagaagaaagaa ACTGatcagaagaaagaagttcttcctatACAAGAAGAATCTGATCttgaaaagaagagaagagaagctgaagcaTTACTTCAGAGCATGGGATTGACACCTGAGTCTCCTGTTG CTGTGCAACCTCTGCGAATAGTAACAGCGGATACCTGTCTGTTTCACTATTTAGTCCCTCCTCCTACCTCTCCGTCTTCCAAATCTGTGAGTACACCAAGTGAGGCTGGAAGCCAGGACTCTGGTGATGGCGCTGTTGGATCTAG GACGCTGCATTGGGATACTGATCCATCAGTTCTTCAGCTCCACTCTGATTCCGATCTGGG ACGTGGACCTGTTAAACTTGGAATGGCCAAAATTACGCAAGTTGACTTTCCTCCTCGAGAAGTTGTTACATATACAAAGGAGACGCAAACACCTGTTATGGCTCAGCCAAAGGAAG atgaggaagatgaagatgatgTGGTTGCACCAAAACCATTAGTTGAacctgaggaggaaaaaacattaaaaaaagaggaggaggaggaag CTGCCCCTCATGAActgacagaagaggaaaaacaacaaatttTGCattctgaagaatttttaagtttctttgACCACTCCACAAGGATTGTCGAAAGAGCCCTTTCTGAGCAAATCAACATCTTCTTTGACTACAGTGGAAGAGACTTAGAAGACAAAGAAGG AGAGATTCAAGCTGGAGCAAAACTGTCCTTAAATAGGCAGTTTTTTGATGAACGTTGGTCAAAGCATCGTGTTGTCAGTTGTTTGGACTGGTCATCTCAG TACCCAGAATTACTTGTAGCTTCTTACAACAACAATGAGGATGCACCTCATGAGCCTGATGGGGTGGCCCTTGTATGGAACATGAAGTACAAGAAAACTACCCCAGAGTATGTCTTTCACTGCCAG tcagcGGTGATGTCAGCTACCTTTGCAAAATTTCATCCCAATCTGGTGGTTGGTGGCACATACTCAGGCCAAATAGTGCTGTGGGATAATCGCAGCAATAAGAGAACCCCAGTGCAGAGAACTCCactttcagctgctgctcacaCG CACCCAGTCTACTGTGTAAATGTTGTTGGGACACAGAATGCTCATAATTTGATTAGTATCTCAACTGATGGGAAAATATGCTCTTGGAGTCTGGACATGCTTTCCCAACCGCAG GATAGCATGGAGCTGGTTCACAAACAGTCCAAGGCTGTGGCTGTTACCTGCATGTCATTCCCTATTGGAGATGTCAACAACTTTGTTGTTGGCAGTGAAGAAGGCTCAGTATACACTGCGTGTCGTCATGGCAG CAAAGCTGGAATCAGTGAGATGTTTGAAGGACACCAGGGACCAATCACAGGTATCAACTGCCATGCAGCAGTTGGACCTGTAGACTTCTCACATCTTTTTGTCACCTCTTCTTTTGACTGGACAGTAAAGCTTTGGACAACTAAG aATAACAAACCTCTCTACTCCTTTGAAGACAACTCGGATTACGTTTATGATGTGATGTGGTCTCCAACTCACCCTGCCTTGTTTGCCTGTGTGGATGGCATGGGCAGGCTTGACCTGTGGAATCTCAACAATGATACTGAG GTGCCAACTGCAAGCATTACTGTGGAGGGTAACCCTGCTCTGAACCGCGTGAGATGGACACATTCTGGGAGAGAGATTGCTGTTGGTGATTCAGAGGGACAAATAGTTATATATGATGTGGGAGAG CAAATTGCCGTTCCTCGCAGTGATGAGTGGACTCGGTTTGGTCGAACCCTGGCAGAAATAAATGCTAACAGAGCTGATGCAGAAGAGGAAGCTGCAACCCGCATACCAGCGTAG
- the DYNC1I2 gene encoding cytoplasmic dynein 1 intermediate chain 2 isoform X7: MSDKSELKAELERKKQRLAQIREEKKRKEEERKKKETDQKKEVLPIQEESDLEKKRREAEALLQSMGLTPESPVVPPPTSPSSKSVSTPSEAGSQDSGDGAVGSRRGPVKLGMAKITQVDFPPREVVTYTKETQTPVMAQPKEDEEDEDDVVAPKPLVEPEEEKTLKKEEEEEAAPHELTEEEKQQILHSEEFLSFFDHSTRIVERALSEQINIFFDYSGRDLEDKEGEIQAGAKLSLNRQFFDERWSKHRVVSCLDWSSQYPELLVASYNNNEDAPHEPDGVALVWNMKYKKTTPEYVFHCQSAVMSATFAKFHPNLVVGGTYSGQIVLWDNRSNKRTPVQRTPLSAAAHTHPVYCVNVVGTQNAHNLISISTDGKICSWSLDMLSQPQDSMELVHKQSKAVAVTCMSFPIGDVNNFVVGSEEGSVYTACRHGSKAGISEMFEGHQGPITGINCHAAVGPVDFSHLFVTSSFDWTVKLWTTKNNKPLYSFEDNSDYVYDVMWSPTHPALFACVDGMGRLDLWNLNNDTEVPTASITVEGNPALNRVRWTHSGREIAVGDSEGQIVIYDVGEQIAVPRSDEWTRFGRTLAEINANRADAEEEAATRIPA, from the exons ATGTCTGACAAAAGTGAACTGAAGGCGGAGTTGGAGCGTAAGAAGCAACGATTAGCTCAAAtcagagaggagaagaaaagaaaggaggaggaaagaaagaagaaagaa ACTGatcagaagaaagaagttcttcctatACAAGAAGAATCTGATCttgaaaagaagagaagagaagctgaagcaTTACTTCAGAGCATGGGATTGACACCTGAGTCTCCTGTTG TCCCTCCTCCTACCTCTCCGTCTTCCAAATCTGTGAGTACACCAAGTGAGGCTGGAAGCCAGGACTCTGGTGATGGCGCTGTTGGATCTAG ACGTGGACCTGTTAAACTTGGAATGGCCAAAATTACGCAAGTTGACTTTCCTCCTCGAGAAGTTGTTACATATACAAAGGAGACGCAAACACCTGTTATGGCTCAGCCAAAGGAAG atgaggaagatgaagatgatgTGGTTGCACCAAAACCATTAGTTGAacctgaggaggaaaaaacattaaaaaaagaggaggaggaggaag CTGCCCCTCATGAActgacagaagaggaaaaacaacaaatttTGCattctgaagaatttttaagtttctttgACCACTCCACAAGGATTGTCGAAAGAGCCCTTTCTGAGCAAATCAACATCTTCTTTGACTACAGTGGAAGAGACTTAGAAGACAAAGAAGG AGAGATTCAAGCTGGAGCAAAACTGTCCTTAAATAGGCAGTTTTTTGATGAACGTTGGTCAAAGCATCGTGTTGTCAGTTGTTTGGACTGGTCATCTCAG TACCCAGAATTACTTGTAGCTTCTTACAACAACAATGAGGATGCACCTCATGAGCCTGATGGGGTGGCCCTTGTATGGAACATGAAGTACAAGAAAACTACCCCAGAGTATGTCTTTCACTGCCAG tcagcGGTGATGTCAGCTACCTTTGCAAAATTTCATCCCAATCTGGTGGTTGGTGGCACATACTCAGGCCAAATAGTGCTGTGGGATAATCGCAGCAATAAGAGAACCCCAGTGCAGAGAACTCCactttcagctgctgctcacaCG CACCCAGTCTACTGTGTAAATGTTGTTGGGACACAGAATGCTCATAATTTGATTAGTATCTCAACTGATGGGAAAATATGCTCTTGGAGTCTGGACATGCTTTCCCAACCGCAG GATAGCATGGAGCTGGTTCACAAACAGTCCAAGGCTGTGGCTGTTACCTGCATGTCATTCCCTATTGGAGATGTCAACAACTTTGTTGTTGGCAGTGAAGAAGGCTCAGTATACACTGCGTGTCGTCATGGCAG CAAAGCTGGAATCAGTGAGATGTTTGAAGGACACCAGGGACCAATCACAGGTATCAACTGCCATGCAGCAGTTGGACCTGTAGACTTCTCACATCTTTTTGTCACCTCTTCTTTTGACTGGACAGTAAAGCTTTGGACAACTAAG aATAACAAACCTCTCTACTCCTTTGAAGACAACTCGGATTACGTTTATGATGTGATGTGGTCTCCAACTCACCCTGCCTTGTTTGCCTGTGTGGATGGCATGGGCAGGCTTGACCTGTGGAATCTCAACAATGATACTGAG GTGCCAACTGCAAGCATTACTGTGGAGGGTAACCCTGCTCTGAACCGCGTGAGATGGACACATTCTGGGAGAGAGATTGCTGTTGGTGATTCAGAGGGACAAATAGTTATATATGATGTGGGAGAG CAAATTGCCGTTCCTCGCAGTGATGAGTGGACTCGGTTTGGTCGAACCCTGGCAGAAATAAATGCTAACAGAGCTGATGCAGAAGAGGAAGCTGCAACCCGCATACCAGCGTAG
- the DYNC1I2 gene encoding cytoplasmic dynein 1 intermediate chain 2 isoform X5, which translates to MSDKSELKAELERKKQRLAQIREEKKRKEEERKKKETDQKKEVLPIQEESDLEKKRREAEALLQSMGLTPESPVVPPPTSPSSKSVSTPSEAGSQDSGDGAVGSRTLHWDTDPSVLQLHSDSDLGRGPVKLGMAKITQVDFPPREVVTYTKETQTPVMAQPKEDEEDEDDVVAPKPLVEPEEEKTLKKEEEEEAAPHELTEEEKQQILHSEEFLSFFDHSTRIVERALSEQINIFFDYSGRDLEDKEGEIQAGAKLSLNRQFFDERWSKHRVVSCLDWSSQYPELLVASYNNNEDAPHEPDGVALVWNMKYKKTTPEYVFHCQSAVMSATFAKFHPNLVVGGTYSGQIVLWDNRSNKRTPVQRTPLSAAAHTHPVYCVNVVGTQNAHNLISISTDGKICSWSLDMLSQPQDSMELVHKQSKAVAVTCMSFPIGDVNNFVVGSEEGSVYTACRHGSKAGISEMFEGHQGPITGINCHAAVGPVDFSHLFVTSSFDWTVKLWTTKNNKPLYSFEDNSDYVYDVMWSPTHPALFACVDGMGRLDLWNLNNDTEVPTASITVEGNPALNRVRWTHSGREIAVGDSEGQIVIYDVGEQIAVPRSDEWTRFGRTLAEINANRADAEEEAATRIPA; encoded by the exons ATGTCTGACAAAAGTGAACTGAAGGCGGAGTTGGAGCGTAAGAAGCAACGATTAGCTCAAAtcagagaggagaagaaaagaaaggaggaggaaagaaagaagaaagaa ACTGatcagaagaaagaagttcttcctatACAAGAAGAATCTGATCttgaaaagaagagaagagaagctgaagcaTTACTTCAGAGCATGGGATTGACACCTGAGTCTCCTGTTG TCCCTCCTCCTACCTCTCCGTCTTCCAAATCTGTGAGTACACCAAGTGAGGCTGGAAGCCAGGACTCTGGTGATGGCGCTGTTGGATCTAG GACGCTGCATTGGGATACTGATCCATCAGTTCTTCAGCTCCACTCTGATTCCGATCTGGG ACGTGGACCTGTTAAACTTGGAATGGCCAAAATTACGCAAGTTGACTTTCCTCCTCGAGAAGTTGTTACATATACAAAGGAGACGCAAACACCTGTTATGGCTCAGCCAAAGGAAG atgaggaagatgaagatgatgTGGTTGCACCAAAACCATTAGTTGAacctgaggaggaaaaaacattaaaaaaagaggaggaggaggaag CTGCCCCTCATGAActgacagaagaggaaaaacaacaaatttTGCattctgaagaatttttaagtttctttgACCACTCCACAAGGATTGTCGAAAGAGCCCTTTCTGAGCAAATCAACATCTTCTTTGACTACAGTGGAAGAGACTTAGAAGACAAAGAAGG AGAGATTCAAGCTGGAGCAAAACTGTCCTTAAATAGGCAGTTTTTTGATGAACGTTGGTCAAAGCATCGTGTTGTCAGTTGTTTGGACTGGTCATCTCAG TACCCAGAATTACTTGTAGCTTCTTACAACAACAATGAGGATGCACCTCATGAGCCTGATGGGGTGGCCCTTGTATGGAACATGAAGTACAAGAAAACTACCCCAGAGTATGTCTTTCACTGCCAG tcagcGGTGATGTCAGCTACCTTTGCAAAATTTCATCCCAATCTGGTGGTTGGTGGCACATACTCAGGCCAAATAGTGCTGTGGGATAATCGCAGCAATAAGAGAACCCCAGTGCAGAGAACTCCactttcagctgctgctcacaCG CACCCAGTCTACTGTGTAAATGTTGTTGGGACACAGAATGCTCATAATTTGATTAGTATCTCAACTGATGGGAAAATATGCTCTTGGAGTCTGGACATGCTTTCCCAACCGCAG GATAGCATGGAGCTGGTTCACAAACAGTCCAAGGCTGTGGCTGTTACCTGCATGTCATTCCCTATTGGAGATGTCAACAACTTTGTTGTTGGCAGTGAAGAAGGCTCAGTATACACTGCGTGTCGTCATGGCAG CAAAGCTGGAATCAGTGAGATGTTTGAAGGACACCAGGGACCAATCACAGGTATCAACTGCCATGCAGCAGTTGGACCTGTAGACTTCTCACATCTTTTTGTCACCTCTTCTTTTGACTGGACAGTAAAGCTTTGGACAACTAAG aATAACAAACCTCTCTACTCCTTTGAAGACAACTCGGATTACGTTTATGATGTGATGTGGTCTCCAACTCACCCTGCCTTGTTTGCCTGTGTGGATGGCATGGGCAGGCTTGACCTGTGGAATCTCAACAATGATACTGAG GTGCCAACTGCAAGCATTACTGTGGAGGGTAACCCTGCTCTGAACCGCGTGAGATGGACACATTCTGGGAGAGAGATTGCTGTTGGTGATTCAGAGGGACAAATAGTTATATATGATGTGGGAGAG CAAATTGCCGTTCCTCGCAGTGATGAGTGGACTCGGTTTGGTCGAACCCTGGCAGAAATAAATGCTAACAGAGCTGATGCAGAAGAGGAAGCTGCAACCCGCATACCAGCGTAG